The window GTCGGATGTCGACGGGCAAGCGGTGTTCCGCCTGCCCGTGAGCGTCCGCGAGCACTCGATCGAGAGGCTGCGCGCCGAGGGCCGGGACGCCGAGATGCGCGACCGTCACGCACGTCGCTATGTGCGGATCGCTCGCGCGGAGGCGGGCCGCCTGGGCGGACCCGATCAGCGCTCGGCGGTCGAACGCCTGGCGCTCGAGCGGAGCAACCTCCGATCGGCGGTGCGTCACCTCGTTCTCTCGGGCGACGCCGAGGCGGCGACCGACGCCGCCTTCGCCCTCTTCCTCTTCTGGTGGATCGCCGGCTACCTGGGCGAGATCGGCGTGTGGATGCAGCAGCTCCTGGACCGCGTCCCCGACCCGCCCCCGCGCGCGCGGGCCGTGGCGGCGTTCTATCTCGCCTGGAACGGCATGTGGCTCAACACCGGCCCGGAACTGCCCGCCCGACTCGACGAGGCATCCGCTCTCTTCCGATCCGCGCACGACGACATCGGCGCGGCCTTGGCTCTGAGCGCAGCGGGCATCGCGCGGGTCGCAGCCGGCGACCCCGACCTCGACGCCGCAGCCGACCGCATCGAGCGCGGAAGAAGCGCCCTCGCCGCCGACGGGGTCGTGTGGGGCGCCGTCCTCGGCGCCGTGGCCCTCGGACGCCTGGAATGGATGCGCGGGGACAACGAGGCGGCGTTGGTGCGCCTGCGTGAGGGCAGGGAGCTGTCGATGAACGGCGGCGATCTTCTGACCGAGACGATCATCACCCACCACTTCGGGCGGGCACTGCTGTTCGACGGTCAGGTGGATGCCTCGGCCGACTCCTTCGCAAGGTCGCTGGAAGGCTCGGTCGCCCTGCGCCACGACGAGGGGATCGCGTACAGCATCGAGGGACTCGCGGCGATCGCCGCTCACCGCGGGCAGTTCCGCCGAGCGGGTGTGCTCTCCGGCGCGGCGGAATCGATCCGCCGCCGCACCGCGGCCATCGACGCCCCCGCCTTCGTCTTCCACACCTCCTACCTCGCGCAGGCTCCCGACCCCGACGAGGTCCGCCGCGGGGAGGCCGACGGGCGCGAGTACGGCGCCCTCGAGGCCGCCGCGTTCGCCCTCGCGGGCGCGCACGAGCGTGAACCGGAGGGCGTCAGGACCTGACCCGTGCGTGACGGAAGCGGATGCGGCTGCCGGGTCGCGCCTGCGCGAGCGCGTCGAGGGCGGCATCCGTCACGACCGCGATGACCGGGTAGCCGCCGGTGACCGGAGCGTCGGGGCCGAGGATCGTGGGCCGGCCCGAGGGCGGCACCTGCAGGGCGCCGGGCACCATGCCCTCACTGGGGAGTTCGTCGTCGCGGGCACGAGCGAGGGATGGGCCGTCGAGTCGGATCCCCACGCGGTCGGCGGCGCCGGAGACGACCCAGGTCGCCTCGAAGAGGGTCGCCCGCGCGTCGGCGGTGAACCAGTCGGCGCGCGGCCCCGGCGCGAGGTCGATCTCGAGGTCGTCGCCGTCGGGTGCGCCCCACGCCGCGTCGGGGGACGGCGGGACGGGGGCGGCGGGCACAGGGCCGACTTCGACGAGGTCGCCCGCCGCGAGCGGGGCCGGGCCGAGACCGGAGAGGATGTCGGTGGCGCGCGAACCGCGGACGAGGAGGCCCTCGACGCCGCCGCGCAGGGCGAGGATCGCGCGGGCGCCCCGCTCGATCCACCCGACCTCGAGCTCGGCGCCTGCGGGCCAGCGGTGCGCCGCATACGGGTCGATGTCACGCCCCGCGAGCCGGAGCGGACCGCCGCCGCCGGTGACGGCGAACAACATGTCGGCGAGGGCGACGGCGCGAAAGCCGCCCAGGGTGATCTCGATCGCCGCCGCGCCCTGGGGGTTGCCGACGAGGCGGTTCGCGGCGCCGAGCGCGCGGCGGTCCATCGCGCCCGAGCGGGCGATGCCGAGGGCGGCCGAGCCCGGCCGCCCTCGGTCCTGCACGGTGGCGAGCAGCCCCGGCTCCTCGACGCGCAGCGCCCCCGCGCCCCCCGCCAGGGTGCGCTCCTCCCCCGCGAGGGTGCGCTCCTCCCCCGCGAGGGTGCGCTCCCTGCCCGCGAGGGTGCGCTCCTCCCCCGCGAGGGTGCGGAACCGCACCCTCATGCCGGGCGCCAGGAGCGCCGGCGACGGGCGCGCGGGGTCGAACAGGGGTTCATCGGTCGTGCCGAGGAGGCGCCACCCGCCGGGGGTCTCGCGCGGGTACGCCCCCGAGAACACTCCCGCGACCCCCACCGCCCCGGCCGGGACGCGGGTCCGCGGGGTGGCGAGCCGCGGCACGTCGAAGGGCCAATCCTCACTGACGAGGTATCCGAATCCGGGCGCGAAGCCGGTGAACGCCACGGTCCACGTCGCGTGCGCGTGGCGCCCCGCGAGCTCCGCGGCCGTCATCCCCAGGAGCTCCGCCGTGTCTTCGAGGTCGGCACCGTCGTAGCGGATGTCGAGCTCGACCTCGGCCGGCGCCGCCGCCTGTTCCGCGGAGGCCGCGGTCGCGGCATCCGTCACCCAGGCCCGCGCGCGCGACAGGCTCAGCACCGCCGGATCGACCGTGATGAGCACCGTACGCGCCGCCGGGACGAGATCGATCACCCCGGGCGGCGGCTCGGCGACGAGGCGCGCGTGCAGCGCGAGCACGGCGTCGAGCCCCTCGACCTCGACGAGGATCGCGCGATCGCCCATCGGCAGCGTCCGCGTCGGCAGAGCACTCACCGCCGTCCTCCGCCTACCACGGGGCGCGCACGGTCACACCCGTGGCGTCCAGGGCTTCGCGCACCGCCCGCCCCATCGACACCGCCGCCGGGGAGTCGCCGTGCAGGCAAAGTGACGAGGGTCCGACGTCGAGCACCGTCCCGTCGACGGCGACGACCTCGCCCGATCGCGCCAGCCGGACCGCCCGCTCCGCGGCCGCGGCCACGTCATCGAGCACCGCGCCCGGCTCGCCGCGCGGGACGAGCCCGCCGCCCGGAAGGTATCCGCGGTCGAGGAACGCCTCGACGACGAACGGCAGACCGGCCGACTCGGCCGCCCAGGAGATCTCCCCCGGCATCCCGAGGATCGGCACGGCGCGTCCCTGCGACGCGGCGAGCTCGGCGACCGCCTCGGCCACCGCCCGCGCCGCCCCCGCGTCCGCGGAGACCGCGTGATAGAGCGCCCCGTGAGGCTTGACGTACCGGATGTCGGCCCCGGCCGTCGCCAGCGACCGGAGCTGCACCGCGACCTCGGCCCGCAGATCTGCGGGAGCGAGCGTCATCGGCACGCGGCCGAAGTTCGCCGGGTCCGGATAGGACGGATGCGCCCCGACGGCCACGCCGTGAACAGCCGCGCGCGCCACCGCCTCGCGCATCGACCACTCATCGCCCGCGTGTCCGCCGCAGGCGATGCTGGCGCTGGAGATCACGGCGAACATCGCCGCATCGTCGGCCGTCGGCATCCCGTCGACCGTCTCCCCCAGGTCGGCATTCAGGTCGATCGCGCCCATGTGTTCACGCTACGCCGAGGTGCCACGTTACGGATGCGTAAAGGCTCCCCGCGCCGGGCGCGTCGGCGCACGCGGCGGGGCAGGATGGGGGGATGCCTCGATCTTTCGAGCGGCCCGCGGCAGGGACGCCGCTGCTGCAGGTCCGCGACATGGCCGTGGAGTTCCGCACCGTCGACGGGACGGTCCACGCCGTCGAAGGGGTCGACCTCGATCTCGCCGCCGGCGAGACCCTCGCGATCGTGGGCGAGTCGGGGTCGGGGAAGTCCACCACCGCGATGGCGGTGATCGGCCTCCTCCCCGGCAACGGGCGGGTGACGCAGGGCTCAATCCTCTTCGAAGGCGAGAACCTCGTCGGGGCGCCCGAGTCGGTGATGCGTCAGGTGCGCGGCCGCTCGATCGGTCTCGTGCCGCAGGACCCGATGTCGAACCTCAACCCGGTCGCCAAGATCGGCACGCAGGTGGCCGAGACCCTCCTCGCGCACGGCCTGGCCACCCGCAAGGACGTCGACCGCAGGGTCGTCGAGACCCTCGAGGCCGCGGGTCTTCCCGACGCCGCCGCCCGGGCGAAGCAGTACCCGCACGAGTTCTCGGGCGGCATGCGCCAGCGCGCCCTCATCGCGATCGGCCTGGCGTGCAACCCCAAGCTCCTCATCGCCGACGAGCCGACGAGCGCGCTCGACGTGACCGTACAGAAGACGATCCTCGACCAGCTCGACCGGATGACCAGCGATACCGGCACCTCGGTCATGCTGATCACGCACGACCTCGGTCTCGCCGCCGAGCGTGCCTCGCGGGTCGTCGTGATGCATCGCGG of the Microbacterium invictum genome contains:
- a CDS encoding urea amidolyase family protein; this encodes MSALPTRTLPMGDRAILVEVEGLDAVLALHARLVAEPPPGVIDLVPAARTVLITVDPAVLSLSRARAWVTDAATAASAEQAAAPAEVELDIRYDGADLEDTAELLGMTAAELAGRHAHATWTVAFTGFAPGFGYLVSEDWPFDVPRLATPRTRVPAGAVGVAGVFSGAYPRETPGGWRLLGTTDEPLFDPARPSPALLAPGMRVRFRTLAGEERTLAGRERTLAGEERTLAGEERTLAGGAGALRVEEPGLLATVQDRGRPGSAALGIARSGAMDRRALGAANRLVGNPQGAAAIEITLGGFRAVALADMLFAVTGGGGPLRLAGRDIDPYAAHRWPAGAELEVGWIERGARAILALRGGVEGLLVRGSRATDILSGLGPAPLAAGDLVEVGPVPAAPVPPSPDAAWGAPDGDDLEIDLAPGPRADWFTADARATLFEATWVVSGAADRVGIRLDGPSLARARDDELPSEGMVPGALQVPPSGRPTILGPDAPVTGGYPVIAVVTDAALDALAQARPGSRIRFRHARVRS
- a CDS encoding 5-oxoprolinase subunit PxpA; this encodes MGAIDLNADLGETVDGMPTADDAAMFAVISSASIACGGHAGDEWSMREAVARAAVHGVAVGAHPSYPDPANFGRVPMTLAPADLRAEVAVQLRSLATAGADIRYVKPHGALYHAVSADAGAARAVAEAVAELAASQGRAVPILGMPGEISWAAESAGLPFVVEAFLDRGYLPGGGLVPRGEPGAVLDDVAAAAERAVRLARSGEVVAVDGTVLDVGPSSLCLHGDSPAAVSMGRAVREALDATGVTVRAPW